One genomic window of Ziziphus jujuba cultivar Dongzao chromosome 4, ASM3175591v1 includes the following:
- the LOC107406036 gene encoding phospholipid-transporting ATPase 2 isoform X3: MGIDLELLHKIKGVIECPIPDKDIRRFDANLRLFPPFIDNDVCPLTINNTILQSCYLRNTEWACGVAVYTGNETKLGMSRGIPEPKLTAVDAMIDKLTGAIFIFQIVVVMVLGVAGNVWKDTEARKQWYVLYPEEGPWYELLVIPLRFELLCSIMIPISIKVSLDLVKSLYAKFIDWDNEMIDHETGTPAHAANTAISEDLGQVEYILTDKTGTLTENKMIFRRCCINGIFYGNETGDALKDARLLNAVASGAPDVIRFVTIMAICNTVIPIQSKSGDILYKAQSQDEDALVQAAAQLHMVFFNKNSNIFEIKFNASIIRYEVLETLEFTSDRKRMSVVVKDCQNGKIILLSKGADEAILPYAYTGQQTRMFVEAVDQYAQLGLRTLCLAWRELGEDEYQDWSLMFKEASSTLVDREWRIAEVCQRLEHDLEVLGVTAIEDRLQDGVPETIETLRKAGINFWMLTGDKQNTAIQIALSCNFVSPEPKGQLLLIDGKTEDEVRRNLERVLLTMRITTSEPKDVAFVVDGWALEIALKHYRKAFTELAILSRTAICCRVTPSQKAQLVEILKSCDYRTLAIGDGGNDVRMIQQADIGVGISGREGLQAARAADYSIGKFRFLRRLILVHGRYSYNRTAFLSQYSFYKSLVICFIQIFFSFISGVSGTSLFNSVSLMAYNVFYTSIPVLVSVLDKDLSEETVMQHPQILFYCQAGRLLNPSTFAGWFGRSLFHAIVVFIISIHAYAYEKSEMEEVAMLALSGCIWLQALVMALETNSFTILQHLAIWGNLFFFYVMNWIFSGLPSSGMYTIMFRLCRQPSYWITLGLIVAAGMGPILALKYFRYTYRPSKINTLQQAERLGGPILTLGNIEPQPRSIEKDISPLSITQPKIRNPVYEPLLSDSPNSVRRSFGSGTPFDFFQSQSRLSSSNYTRNCKDN; this comes from the exons GCAATGAAACCAAGCTGGGTATGAGTAGGGGCATACCTGAACCAAAGCTTACAGCTGTGGATGCTATGATTGACAAATTGACCGGagctatatttatttttcaaattgtgGTTGTTATGGTTCTAGGCGTAGCTGGTAATGTATGGAAGGATACAGAAGCAAGGAAG CAATGGTATGTCCTATACCCAGAGGAGGGTCCGTGGTATGAACTATTAGTCATCCCTCTTCGGTTTGAACTACTTTGTTCTATCATGATACCCATATCAATTAAG GTTTCTCTCGACCTTGTAAAGAGCTTATATGCAAAGTTTATTGATTGGGATAATGAAATGATCGACCATGAAACTGGTACTCCAGCCCATGCAGCAAA TACAGCAATTAGTGAGGACCTGGGACAAGTTGAGTACATTTTGACTGACAAAACTGGTACCCTAACCGAGAATAAAATGATCTTTAGAAGGTGTTGTATCAATGGAATTTTCTATGGAAATGAGACAGGAGATGCATTGAAAG ATGCAAGATTGCTCAATGCTGTTGCCTCTGGCGCTCCTGATGTTATACGTTTTGTGACAATTATGGCAATATGTAACACAGTCATACCTATTCAAAG TAAAAGTGGGGATATCTTGTACAAGGCACAGTCTCAGGATGAGGATGCACTTGTCCAAGCTGCTGCTCAGTTGcatatggttttttttaataaaaattcaaacattttTG AGATTAAGTTCAATGCTTCAATAATTCGATATGAAGTTTTGGAAACTCTGGAGTTCACTTCTGATAGAAAAAGAATGTCAGTTGTGGTGAAGGATTGCCAGAATGGAAAGATTATCCTTTTATCAAAGGGTGCAGATGAAGCAATTCTTCCCTATGCATACACTG GGCAGCAAACGAGGATGTTTGTTGAAGCTGTTGATCAATATGCTCAATTGGGCCTGCGTACACTTTGTCTAGCTTGGCGTGAGTTAGGGGAAGATGAATATCAAGATTGGTCTTTGATGTTTAAGGAGGCTAGTAGCACATTGGTTGATAGAGAG TGGAGAATAGCTGAGGTCTGTCAAAGACTAGAGCATGATTTGGAAGTCCTTGGAGTTACTGCAATAGAGGATCGTTTACAG GATGGTGTACCAGAAACAATTGAAACACTGAGAAAGGCaggaataaatttttggatgctTACTGGAGACAAGCAGAATACTGCCATTCAGATTGCTCTTTCTTGCAATTTTGTTTCTCCAG AGCCAAAAGGTCAGCTTCTGTTAATTGATGGCAAAACTGAGGATGAAGTTCGTCGAAATTTGGAGAGAGTTTTACTTACAATGAGAATCACAACTTCAGAACCTAAG GATGTGGCATTTGTTGTTGATGGCTGGGCTCTTGAAATTGCACTTAAGCATTATCGCAAAGCTTTTACTGAATTAGCAATATTGTCAAGGACTGCTATATGCTGTCGTGTAACGCCATCCCAAAAAGCACAG CTTGTCGAGATTTTGAAATCTTGTGACTATAGAACGTTGGCTATTGGGGATGGTGGAAATGATGTGAGGATGATACAACAAGCTGACATTGGAGTTGGCATTAGTGGGAGAGAGGGACTGCAGGCAGCAAGGGCAGCTGATTATAGTATAGGGA AGTTCAGATTCCTGAGAAGGTTGATACTTGTTCATGGGCGTTACTCTTACAACCGTACAGCATTCCTATCTCAATATTCCTTTTACAAATCCCTAGTGATATGTTTCATCCAAATCTT TTTCTCTTTTATTTCAGGTGTCTCAGGAACCAGTCTTTTTAATTCTGTTAGCTTGATGGCTTATAATGTTTTCTACACCAGTATCCCTGTTCTAGTCAGCGTCCTTGATAAAGATCTTAGTGAAGAAACTGTAATGCAGCATCcacaaattttgttttattgccaAGCAGGAAG GCTTCTCAATCCTAGCACATTCGCTGGGTGGTTTGGACGATCCCTTTTCCAT GCAATTGTTGTATTTATAATCAGCATACATGCCTATGCCTATGAAAAAAGTGAAATGGAGGAGGTTGCAATGTTGGCACTTTCTGGATGTATTTGGTTGCAAGCTTTGGTAATGGCCTTAGAGACAAA CTCATTTACTATACTACAACATCTTGCAATATGggggaatttattttttttctatgtcaTGAACTGGATCTTCAGTGGCCTTCCGTCTTCTGGGATGTACACGATTATGTTCCGCTTGTGTAGACAACCATCGTATTGGATCACATTGGGT CTCATAGTTGCAGCAGGGATGGGTCCGATTCTTGCTCTGAAGTACTTCCGTTACACGTACAGGCCAAGTAAAATCAATACACTTCAGCAGGCTGAGCGTTTGGGTGGACCTATCCTGACATTGGGAAACATAGAGCCTCAACCACGATCAATAGAGAAAGATATATCGCCGTTATCAATAACTCAACCCAAGATCCGAAATCCAGTCTACGAACCGCTACTGTCGGATTCACCAAATTCTGTGAGGAGATCTTTTGGGTCTGGAAcaccttttgatttttttcagtCACAGTCCAGATTGTCCTCATCTAACTACACCAGAAATTGTAAGGATAACTGA
- the LOC107409388 gene encoding zinc finger CCCH domain-containing protein 2, producing the protein MSSSVCSDHHHHHHQLFPSSKKTLLLRDIDIPPRKLLLTRRAHQDPAAEMYSNSPRFSSAEETLLQKFLPFNNSSAENDDDDSDDPYSSDHFRMYEFKIRRCTRSRSHDWTDCPFVHPGEKARRRDPRRHHYSGTVCPEYRRGGCSRGDSCEFAHGVFECWLHPARYRTEACKDGKNCKRKVCFFAHTPRQLRVLPPSLHSQTSSPEISPVGYKNKYLSHLSPTAAAAAAAGSNHCCMFCCHSVTSSPTSTLLGMCHLSPPLSPPLSPAAKHGGFSPVSRYGLDRMHHGGGGGGGVNVSYKDVLTDLMCSLEAMNFSETSPVSSATNYHQNLPWIDVSFNNDDQQQQFILSPSTPNPSGSGNFFGGDCSSSNKSFNNNNIDHKQLNVNNSGSCSDPDLGWVNELLM; encoded by the coding sequence ATGAGCAGCAGTGTTTGTTCggatcaccaccaccaccaccaccagctTTTTCCATCATCCAAGAAAACTCTCCTCCTCCGCGACATTGATATCCCACCCAGAAAGCTACTCCTCACTCGCCGTGCTCATCAAGATCCCGCCGCCGAAATGTATTCCAATTCCCCACGTTTCTCCTCCGCCGAGGAAACCCTCTTGCAGAAATTCCTCCCTTTCAACAATAGCAGCGctgaaaatgatgatgatgattccgATGACCCTTATTCGTCTGACCATTTCCGGATGTACGAGTTCAAAATCCGGAGATGTACTCGTAGCCGTAGCCATGACTGGACTGACTGTCCTTTCGTTCATCCCGGCGAGAAAGCTCGCCGGAGAGATCCTCGGAGACATCATTATTCCGGAACTGTTTGTCCGGAGTATCGCCGCGGTGGTTGTAGCCGCGGTGATAGCTGTGAGTTTGCACACGGTGTGTTTGAATGTTGGCTTCACCCTGCCAGGTATAGGACCGAGGCTTGTAAAGATGGGAAGAATTGTAAGAGAAAGGTATGCTTCTTCGCTCACACTCCACGTCAGCTTCGTGTTTTGCCGCCTTCTTTACATTCTCAGACATCTTCGCCGGAGATTTCTCCGGTGGGTTACAAGAACAAGTATCTAAGCCACTTGTCTCCGACGGCTGCTGCTGCGGCTGCCGCCGGATCGAACCACTGCTGCATGTTCTGTTGTCATTCAGTGACGTCATCTCCCACTTCCACCCTATTGGGTATGTGCCATTTATCTCCTCCGCTCTCGCCCCCTCTTTCTCCGGCGGCCAAGCACGGTGGATTCTCGCCGGTTTCTCGATATGGGTTGGATCGGATGCatcatggtggtggtggtggtggtggtgttaaTGTGAGTTACAAAGATGTGCTGACTGATCTTATGTGTTCCTTGGAGGCTATGAATTTCTCTGAAACTTCCCCGGTTTCTTCTGCAACTAACTACCACCAGAATCTTCCTTGGATTGATGTTTCATTCAACAATGATGATCAACAACAACAGTTTATTCTTTCGCCATCTACTCCAAATCCATCTGGGTCGGGAAATTTTTTTGGTGGGGATTGTTCAAGTTCAAACAAGAGctttaacaataacaatattgaTCATAAGCAGCTCAATGTCAACAATAGTGGGTCATGCTCAGACCCAGATCTTGGGTGGGTTAATGAGCTCTTGATGTAG